TTTGAACTGCTCCTTTACTGAAATAGGCTCCCTAATTCCTTCACCATCTTTCCCTAGGCCACCGCCTGTCCAGcccatttttcttaaaatttggTTCCCAATGTTGTCTTCTTTGATCTTCTGTTTGAAAGCCTCTTCTGCTGATCGACCCCGAATCTCATTTCTAGAGATGACGTCTTCAACAGTGCCTTTCTTCAGGTTATTAACAACAGTTGGCTGAGTCTTTTTGAGGATTTTCACGGCTTCCTCTGCCGCCTCATGCTTGACAGATTTCTTCACTCCAACTGCTTCTGCAATGAATTCATCTTCAAGCATCACCTTGCATTTCCATCGCATGCCTGTCATCCTCTCAAAGACGTACTCCACCGTCATCTTGTTGAACTGGGCGGTGTCGTTCAGGGTACACACCGGGTTACTGGAGTTCTCATAGATCACCAGGTCCTTCAGGTCCTTCTTCCTCCCGGAGCCCCGTGATGAGCAGCCCACTTTCTGCACCTGGGTCACTTTCAGGGATGCTATATTTGACTGCATCTTCTGAAGGATTTTCAGtgcctcctcagctgctgcGTGCTTGCTGGTCTTTTTTGTGCCAAATCCCTCGGCCAGACAGTGATCTTGGAGATACACCTGACAACGCCACGAGCGGTTGGGCATTAATTCATATTTATATTCAACAGACATTTTGTTATATGAGGCAGAATTGTTAAGAATTCCTATTGCATCACTGGCATTCTCTGTGAGGACAAAACTAGTCCAGTCTTTATTGGTATTTGTGGAACCTTTCGTGGATTCAGTACCAGGCTGCATTGGGACACAGTCCCTGTTGGCAACTACGAACTCCTCATGAGGTTtgagagcaggagggaaatcTGGACGGCACACGCCTGCCTCACACACCACCAGATCCTCGTGGTAGGTGTGCTTGAACTTCCGCTGAACAACTCGAACTTCCACGGATTTCTTCAGCAGCTTCACTGCCTGCTCCGCGGCTCGATCCCGAGATCCATTCTTGCTGCCAGCATAGCCAGTGGCCAGGTAGACATTCTGACATCGCACCTCACATGCAAAGCCATCTGTCAGGAGCTTCTTGCTCTTGGGGAGGTCTGCAGGGGCGATCTCTTTCAGAGGAACATAAATATATTCAGGATTTGTCTTGCATGCCTGAATTGAACGTGTCAAAAGATACGTGAAGTTAATTTTATCCGTCCCAGTGTTTGCATCTGGATTAGTAAGATTTTTCCAGACAGCTGCTGACAGTTTCTCCATAAAGCTCTGCTTCAGCATTATTGCTGACGGAGGGAAAGTTTCTGATGCAGACGGGGCAGTtgaaggagaaacagaaacCTGCAAGGCGCTGCTTGTGGTAGAGTCCACACTATTCACAGCcttcttggctgctgctgctgctgctgctgctgctgctgggcctgCAAAGCCAagcccagctgagctggagagctggggatCCATATCTCGTGCATTCACAAAAGAATTTGTACAGTTTTGAGCTGGCTGTGCCATGCTGTTTGTATTTGCCTCCTGGTTCACCTCCTGCATGCGGTTATCCAGAGAATTGTCCTTCTTCCCATCCTTCTCAGCACTGGTGACAAAATGTATGGGCTCAAAGCGTGGTCGCACTCGGAACCTGGGCACCACCTTTTTAGGTGGCTCAGGAatctctgctggctctggacctatgagatggaaaaaaattgcacaatTACCAATATGTGCTGTGACAGGAAGACAGTGTTTCCAGAAAGTAATCTTCAGGAGGAGCCTGCAGGCTCTGAACACAGGGTTTGCATTCCTTAGCCAAAACCCAGAAGGTTTTCTTCCAAAAGACATTTACAGTTCATCAAAGACAAGCAGTCATTCTTGTGCAGATCACTACAGTGGTATTTCCACCTTCACAGCTACCACACAAAAATCTCTACATATTTAGTCACACGATTCTGCCTTCCAACATTGCCCACTGACTCATCTGGTAATTTCTGAAGTTAATTCCTTCAAAtctactaaaataaataaaattatgccCAACAAGACAGAACACGAGAGCAGGACTAGAGCCTCAGCTCTGACtctgctgcaggactgcaggATCAAGTCAGATAAACGACTTTATCATCAGATCTTCTCACTTGAGGAGAGAAGGAACACAGTGGTAGCAAATCCTCCCTTCCAAAACACACAGGGCAGTTACTGATTCAATAGaagcacattttctttcagtgtatGTAATTACTTTGGGCTAAAGGGCAGCAAACATGAAGAAACCTGCTCGAGCTTCAAGGGACAGCTGTAGCGACTGAGGGTCCCATCACTGACAAACCTCTTGTTTCTTCtccagaagaaatgcaaatgagaCAGACTATCCTGGTGTGCACAGCTACTGCAGAAAGGGAGAATCAAATAGCTGACAAGCAAATATGTTACATCTAGGAGATAGTTACACAAGACTTCTGTGGAAGATTCAGCACCCGCATGCTGATGTGGTACATGTGTGTAATTTCATCAGAGGAGCAAAAggccagctcagtgctgggaaatgctgcctAATCCAGTGCCAATGCTGTAGGTCAGGCTGTCTAGACATCAACCACCACAGCACAGGTACCACCACCCACCTTGCTGCAGGTGAAAACAACACCTGCCCACAGCATAAACAGCCCTTCCTTCATAATGAAATCAGGTGACAAAACTCTTAGCATTAAATCCTTCGCCCATCAGTTTTGGTGAATTATGGCAAGGTTTGCATTCCTTCCTCTGTCTGGTTTTGATGgttgcactgcagcagcacctaAAGGACTCCTGCCAGCAGAACAGCTCATTATGGCGTCTGTGCAACAAGCCCTGGAGAAccctcagggctgctgcctgTGACAGACAAATCACGGGAGAAGAGCAGTATCTCCTCAGCTTTGCAGCTGGCCCATGGAAGCACAAAAAGATTGCTAGCTGTCAAAATAAGGGAAGCAACTTAGGCAGAGCTAGAAATTATATCCAAGCCCAGAGGAGTCGTGTGCTGTCTGACCATTTGTGCCTCACACAGTCACTCTGCTGACTAACACAGGGGCCTGCCTGCACCCAGGCACAATTCCCATCCCTCTCCTGAGGGagggcaggcagctctgaagCTGCCATGGAGAAACCAGCAGACAGAGCTATCAAACAGCCAGTCCTCTCTGCCTCCTGCGttttctccactgaaaaagCTACAGCTGGAACACTGATGCCTAAGACCATGGGACTTGGCTGACATATACAGCATCCTTCCAGAACCAGCAGAaccagcagggagggaaaaaaagccccaaaaactACACATCATGTCTACTCTCCATCCCCTCAAAGCTCCAGCCAGGCTGTAACTCAAAATCAATGAGCTGAACTCTACATCTCTATGTACATGTACAATCCTTCCTTGGGTGAGAACATCACCCCTCACCACAGCAGACAAAGCCAGACAGGTATTCAATTCCAGACACCATCCCTAGGGGAAACCAATTACCTGataactgaaatgaaaaataataaaatggtgTTTTCTTAAGCAAAGACAGAATTCTGTGTGAATCATGCACATGGCAGAGGAGGGGGGAGCCGCTCCGCAGTCAGGCAGAGCACACCACAAGCACTTCCCTCCAGTTTGTTGCACTGTCTGTCCCAGAGGCAGCCCCATGGCACACTGGTGTCCCCACGCTCCCAGTGATGCCCACCCAACAAGGACAGGGAAGGGGTCATTGTCACAGGCAGATGTACTCACTGTCTGATGGAGAGCGGTATCTCTTCAGGTTCTTGTTGGGCACCAACTCGTATGACCTCGTTTCCCCAATGTCGATGCCTTCAGCCATCTTGAGAACCTTCTCCATGACCTGCACACCGTATCTGTGTGGGTTCAACAGCAGAACACCTCAGAGCTGGCCCATGGGGcagcacacatgcacacacaagcCTTTATCATGTAAAACAAGAACTAAAGCTGCCTGAGACACAGCAACAGGTGCAAGGGAGATGCTCCTCTGATCCTGCTGGAGCCGAGCACTGAccactgtccctgtgccacagctggtCTGGCACGGGCACACAGTCACACACCAGCTGACCTGGCTCTGCATGAACCCACTTCTGATTAAACCATGCAGCCACCACACTGATAGTATTCTAAACACTAATTTCAATACACTATCTGACAAAATCCAGTATttagcagagctgccaggagcactAATGAACACTGGGGTGtgaaggaggagcagcagcttcagTGAATCAAACACAGGAGCTCAGACTGGAGTCCTGTGtggggcagcagccagagcttgCATGTCACTAGCACTGGAACTGCCATGTCACTGAACTCAGCCTTCACTGACCACTGACCTTAAAAAGCCAAACTGAAGTCTACCAGGGTGCTGAAACCAAAATGTTTCAGGTTCTTGAAGCACAAGAGAGGTGAGGTGGCTGTGACAAGCTCTGAGCAAACCCTGACCCTACTCCAGCACCCACAGTTCCACACAGGCACATCCCTCTATGCCTTACAGCCCCCACCAGCTCAGTTTTCCATTGCTCTGGGGATCGATCACATGATTTCAAGCCATTTGCACACTGAGGCTAAACAGGAAAAACTCAAACATTTCTATCCAAAGAGAGCCTACAAATATAGCCTGACACCACCCTCTGAAAGCTTCACACCACAttcagaaaggaggaagaacaaTGCTGCACCTATTCCACGGtgctggagtccagggcattcctctgggcaccctgggAGGCCATACACCTCAGCAAAGAGGTGTGGGACTCGAGCAAGAGGGTCTTGCATCTGTACAGGGGAGTCTTGGAGCTGTACACAGGCATAatagaccctggcacagagcccaggagaacactgcctttgacttcagtccATGGGAACAGCTTccaacattgagagaagaattacaaacgatgaagatgtgaaaacagtagtttagcttAGTATAGGACGAAAAATTATgcagttttgagtttttagaatGTAAGTATatgggggacaagatggaggatttagggtgcTGCCCTtagttcttccttcttctcccctggcctccatcttctggtGACGGTGGCACGaagtagtttaaggggattgggtcagagtagacATGACCCCTTAAGTACAGGTGATAGCTATGGGAACATTACTGTAAACAAGTGACACGTAGTTTCTGTATAAAGAGGCTGCGATGTCCCACTGCGAGGGGAGATCcctcatgtcccagctgctgttcagatctTGGCTGGGCACGGAGAACACTGTgagatatgaaataataaacaacacaagaaatcaagaaaacaagACCTTAAAGACTCCACTTCTTTCTTGTGACCTGGCTCAAGACTTTCAGAGGTAAAAAACTCTTACCCACCTTAATCAAGGGTGAAGAAACCCAACCCAAGACATGGTATGCTCACCTTCCAAAGTCAGAAAGTATCAGGGCACTGCCCACAGACAGCCGCTCATAACTGTCCCAAaagccagggctgcagagacTTGCACTAGCTTCTAAATACTGCTGCTCCAAGAGTTCTGGAAACTTACTCAAGCGCCATTCAAGAAAGGCTTTTCCTGATTTAGAGGGCCATGCAGAAATTAGATCCATATAAATTTCTGGGTGAGAACTCTGACCACAGACTACTGCAGTCCCTGCTTCAGCAGCATAGCTCAGCCTCAGTGGAGGCACTGGAACCAGGAATGGGACAAAAATTCCAGGAAGGATCAAAGGGAGATGAGATAGTGGTGATACCCTGTTGGGGGTTagggtttttccttttgtttctttctctcatggAATTTTGTCCCATCTGTTgctaagagaaaataaagaccAGTACTTAAGAGAGACTAAAGAAATGGTGGGTGAAGTGTGCAGCTTACTACTCTCTTACCATGAGGGTTTCCTCCTTGGAAGGGCAAAGATACCATGAGATTTTGGCTGGGCTcagcttctctccctctctcgCTGTTGGCATCGGAGGACAGTCAAGCTGTTGCTTACTATGGGGAGAACCCgctgccactgccacagcccagccctgtaCTGCTTTTCCTACCGTGGGTGAGCCTTTGCTCCTAAGAGCAGCCACTGAACTGGGACCTTATTCACGCCATACCTCACTGGAAAGGACCCTCACCGTCTACTTGAGCACCTCAGGGTAAAAAACCTGGGAGCCCAAACTCCCTTTCCTGAGGGTGCATGTCCTGGCTGCCTGCGGCAGCTGCTTGCAGAAACCCGGGGGTTTCTGCCTGGGGCTTTTTCGCTACACTTTAGCCGTGTAGTCCCGGTACACCCTAGAGCTGAGCAGCTTctgttacattttgttttccaccGGGGGACTCCCGGCAggaccctgcccggccctgccccgcaGAGGAAGGTGCCGCAGCCCAGAGCGGCTGTCCCGGGGTTTGTTCTGTCCCGGAGTTTGTTCTGTCCCTCGGCGCTGCCGCTGCTGGTGATTGTTCACCTTGTTTTACACGTACAGGCCAGTAAAGAGCTGCTGTTCCTTCCCCCATATCTTggcctgaaagccccttaatttcaaagttaaaataatttggaagggAGTGGGTCATTCAtgttttccattccaagggaggttccCACCTTCGCTGGCAGACACCTTGTCCTTCAGACCAAGGCATACCCTCATCCTCTTGCAGCCAGAGGGGAAAGGAGTGGGaatctgtttctctctctggcTTACAGGGGACAAGATGACATTAGCTGTGATGGATAATGTCCCTTTCCAACAGAGTGCAAGAACACTGTCAGATTTGACACCTGTCATTCTACACAAAAGATGAAGACTTTAGGGCTCATATTTCTGCTGGGGACGGGGAGGAGATCAATCAGTCTCGACATGTGTTTGTCTAATCTGTCCAGAGGAACCCAGTGCCTCCAGCACCTGAAGTCTTCCTGCTGTGACTTTAATAAGCTATCCCTTACGCTGATCCCTGTAGCTCTGAAGCATAATGCTTTCCTGCAACACTATCCCATTCTCAGCCACCTTTGACATATCCGGGAATAGGAGCACCTTCTGTCATCCATGCCTAAACTAAATGAAGCCTTTTTTTAACTCCTTCCTCACAGACCATGTTTTCTAAGCCTTCTGGATGCTCTCCACATCCTCTCCCAGCAGAACAGTCACTCAGATTTCATAGCAAAGACCCTGATCTGCTCTTCACAGAATGGCAGAGGagtctgagttggaagagaaCCACAAGGAGCATCGAGTCCAAGTCTTGACTGAATGGCCCATACGGGGATTGAACCCACAACACTGTCATTATCAGCACCCTGCTCTAACCAGTTGACTACTCTGAAAAACAAGTTGTCCTCAGCTGGCAAGGAATCAgctttaggaaaacaaaacaaagccccaAAGCAAACACTAGTCAACAAACTGAAGCGAAAGCAACAAAAAACTCTCAAACTTTGAAGCAATTTACTTGATATATCAACAACAGCTCTTCCCAAACAGCAaaaggcagctccagggaatgCTGAGGATCTCTTCTTCCCCCAAGGAACTGCAAAGCTAGAATTCTTCTAACAGTACAGTATGCTCCCGTacactgctcccagccaggcacGCCAGCTCTGGGAAAACATCTTCACTTATAATGGCTCCAGACTGCATCCTGCCCAAATCTCATCTCccctgagagctgcaggtgaAGGAGACCATCACAAAAAGCATGTGTACCGACTGGCTTAAACTGCATCAGTTTTGGGGATTTGGAACCTCTGGTATTAGAAGTGAACACAGCTGTTCACTTCTATTACCAGCTCCCTGTAACTGTTTATTGCACCATTCCCAAAATCCTTGGCACAGAGAAAGTACCCCATTAGGACAGCACACAAACACATTAAGATGGACCACACAGACTGCATATGAAGAAGACATTCTCAAACTAAACATATAGCTCAAGCTTTAGAATTTGAAACTATTTCAAATCTATGTTAAATTTTGGTGCTTGCAGAGCAGAAAAGTTTAGTACTTgacccaggggaaaaaaaaaaacagaaaaggaatcAGGCAGATCTGTATTTTGCTCCACAGAGATGACACAAAGTATTCCCCCACAAGAATGCGGGATGGAACATTATTAGAAGTCCATTTATGTGCTATCAATGCTCAAAAGCTCCTCTGTCACTGCACTGTTTGCAGAAGTTGGTCATTAAGCAGCTGCTTCCATCCTTCCAGCCAGATAAAAACAATTCCATCATCAAAGGCGTCAGTCGAACGTAGGTGACGTTTCTGCAGACCTCCACAACCTGGCTATGGACAGTACGGCTGGATGAAAGCAACCCCCTTCCATTCTCCACGCCTATTTCTCCCAGAAAAGGTGAGCGTTCAGGGGACTGTACAGGCTGCGTTGTGCTCAGAGGGAAACTCTCTCCTCATTTAAatgacacagcacagcaccgcaAGCTTAACGACTCCTGGGGGCGGGACATCAAGAACTACTTGCAAAACACACATAAACTTTTCCAGAAGCTTGTTCCCCTAAACGTACGAACAAAACACCGGCATATTCGAGCAAACCAAACTGGCCACGGACAGAAGTTCTCTCCCATCAGCCCCCTTCATCCCAGCTCTTCCGTGGCTACTTTCCAAAACGCATCTGGGGCCGAGATTCGGCAATGATGGGAGTCTGCGCCCCTTCTTCCCGCGGGCGCTCCAGTCTCGGCTTCAAACTTCCACCCAGGCTCCTGTCCGCAGCACGGGTCGTCCTGCTGAGCCCCCGACCCCGCCGTCCTGCGGGGTACCCCGGCTGACAGCGAGCGCCGGGCCCGGGGAGCCGAGAGACCGCCCGCCGCCCGGTGTGTCCCTCGGacctcacctgcagcccatgaagACGTGGTTGGTCCAGAGCACGGAGAGCGCCAGCAGCTGGTCGATGGCGGCGCCGGGATACGCAGCGAGGTGGCGGAGGATGAAGCGGCGGCGCAGCGCCCATTGCCGGTCGGTCTCGTTGTACTGCCGccactgctccagcacaggctcgGGCACCGCCTCCGGCTGCGGCTCTGCCGGCGGCGGCATGGTGGGCAAAGGCCGCGGGGCCGAACCCCGCCGGGGTCGCGGACTCGCCGGGCCCAGGCGCGTACGGCGGGACCAGGCCCCACGTGTGGACCAGGCCGCGGCTCGCTGCGGGCCACCGGGACgcgccggcccggcccagccTCAGCTTCTCCGTCACCGGCCcaccccggccccgctccccggcgtccccggccccgctccccggcgTCCCCGCCCCGCAGGTGCCGTCGCGGTGCCGGTTCCGCTCCCGTCACTCGAGCGGGGCCGAACGGCGCGGCCCGGCCGGCGCCGCGTCACGTGGCCGCGCGTCACGGTCGCGCGAGACACCGCGAGAAACAGCCGGCATGGCGGGGAAGGCGCCGGGGGCCtcagcgccccctggcggcggcTGCCACGCGCGGGAGAAGAGGGGCGGGGCCGGAAAGGGGGCGGGGCCGGAAagggggcggggccggagcggTCCCCACGGACCCCCCGGTCCCCACGGATCCCATGGGTCCCGCCCCCCCCGGGGCCCGGGGATCTCTCCCTGGGGCCCGACCCTACCCCAAGCCTTGCCGAACAGCCGCGGTCGCCCCTGGAGCGGCCCTGCCCGCAGGGATGCGCTGCCCAGGGCCGGGAGCCGCCATCCTCACCGGGCTTCGGCTTCCCCGTGACCGATCGGAGCTGTCCGGAGCGCCGGGCCCagcgccgccggccccgcgagcaccacacacacacacaccacagcagCCGCGCTGGCGTTcgtgttttttatttaaaatttacatgAAAGTTAGAAAGGTAACAGGCGGAACAGTGCTGGTTCCTCAGTGTTTGCCGTGTAAATACAGAACGCGGTGCCGTTTTCACGCACTTGCAgtggaaaaaagggaaggaggcCGGCACGGGACGGTGGCTCGGGGAGCATGCGGGGCGCGGGCAGGGCAGCACCGGGGGGCGAGCAGCGCCCGGGCGGCTCCAGCACCGCCGGGACACTGCACCCCGCTCACGGCGGGCACGGAATTCATCCTTACACCAGCCCCGGCATCGCCACTCCCTGGTACTGCCAGCTTCTCCTAACTTTAAAGAACAAGAGGAGGTGGAGTTAGGAAAGAGAAAGTACCACTTGACTCACGTCCACCATCCAATGGGGCTCTTATAACAGGATGGTGATACACAGGAGGACACACAGttcttactttatttctttgataaaattaaatatttcgTGGCTGCCAACAGAGCAAGTCGCACCATGTTTGTATTTCCTTTGATTCCGAATGTACGgtttccaaaacaaatcaaacaacagtatattgaaaatattccttAGGCTTCACCCCTCAGGGAAGCCCGTGACATTTATATTATTAAAGACAACATTAGAAAAAACATATGCCCATAAcaacatttgaaaatgtattcGCTACATCATTAGTCCCAATACCACACTTCTGTCGCTCTTCAAAATTTCAGGTCATCAGTTCCCCCCGCATCACCCTGTCTTGTCACACAAATTACAAGACACTTCAATTTTAAGTATCATGCAAGTCAGTAAAAGAGCTTCTTTCCAAGACACTAACACTGAAGATTTGTTCCCCCCTCCCCAGACATGAGACCCTTAAACTCTTCTAGAAGTGGCAGTCTTCTCCCTCAGACACAGTGCAGCTGGCGaagacagattaaaaaaagctacagagagagaaaaggggaaaaaagagaaaaaacagaagattagcaaaaaagagaaagacattCAAAAAGCAAGACAAAGAGATGCAACATGGAAACAGCTGACAGAGGAGAGCTGGAACCTCCTTGTGGTACCTCAAGTAGTTCAGGGAAATCACACAAgtaaaacccttttttttttctttaaagtcttttaaacttttttttctttaaagtattttaaaacatttcacatAAGTTTAAATAACATTCTAATAAGGCAAATGGTCAGGAGGAACAGTGACCTGCAGTATGGTAAAAAAGTCACATTCAATTGTCCTTTTAGCAGATAATCTAGATAATCAGCAGGGACAGGATGTGTGGATTCACCACATACAGAGCAGTGAGCCTGACCACAGCACGACTGAAGGATCGGGGCCACAATAAGCAAGTCTGAAATGGAAACGAGGATTTACATGCTAGTCTTCAGATAGCATGAattagcaaaagaaaacaacaaaagcaaatgaaaaaagacaGATGATGTCATGAAAATGACACCAGATATGATGTGAAAAGAGTGTTTTATCTCTGAACTATGTGATAATTAAACTACAATGGTGTTGTCATTTTAATGTCatcaataaatatatttaaactgCGTTGTTATTTTGCCAGCAAAAATAACTCACGGAACTTATTTCCATATCTCTTATTTAGCTGGGTAGAACGAGaccaggaaaagggggaatcCATTAATtgtaaggggggaaaaaatggcagGATTTAAATTTGTAGCATCCAGAAGCATGTTATGACTAATTTTACATTGTTTAATGAAAGCAATAACCACCAGTACACAGTAAAAACAGAATCACAACGAGGACATAGGAGAGAGCAAGGATAACACCCTGGAAAGGTCACAGCTGAAATGCTGTCATGTTTTATTAGACCCTCCGATTTAACAAGTAAATGAAGGTCCATTCCAGGCCATTGTATTCAGGGGTAATTACTCAGTACAGAGCCATGGGTTACTGTAAAAGAagggcaaagaaaacaaaacaaacaaacaaaaaaaaagaagtaaatgtTAACCAGAATTCACTGTCTGATGAACTCTTTATTTAATAACAAAACTCAGCCAGAAATACACAGATAAGACACTTGCAGGCAAACCACAGTTGCACTTAGCCAGAGTGAACTCCTGGCCCAGTGAGCAGAACATCCCCCTTTTTAGAGTAAATCTTGCAGTAAAAACAAGGGTTTTGATGAAAATATGAGAAGAAACCTGTCAACATCTGTACAGTTCTAAGGAGATGccagataaaaaaatataaaagtagtatttttttgcattaaaacgAGAAATTGTTGGAATCACTGAGAAGAAAGTCAATGAAACAGCATCGTCTTTCTTCAGAAACACTGATATGTACAGCAAGGTGACCAGCTTTCCCTGAGATTGGATCCAGGATGTGCATCCAGGTCAGCACACTGAGAGGGAGACCAGGCAAGAGATCCTTCATGACCCCTGCGGCATTCAGAGAACACTTAGTTGCAAACCATGGATCCAAATTTAAGAtttcctcagggctgggaaCTAGAGGTTTGGACTCAGGCCCATGCCTATGAGGATGTCAAGTGTTGCAAAAAGTCCTTGAAAGTTATTTAGGTCACACATGGCAGCACAGGGGGTAATGAGGGCTTAGGGACAGCAAATTAACATGGGAAGAGGGCAGCCAGTCTCTGGAGGCAGCACATCCCACCCCACGGCAGCACCTGGCTgcacccacagcaggagctaAATGCACACCCCAAGCAACTCTGAGAGCATGGAGTGGGGAAAAAGCTGAGCAATGGGAGAGGGGAGACTTGCCCAGGAGCAGTgggtgtcctgctgctgcccaagggGCAGGAGGAACCTGGCACGAGCCCCTCTGGCCAGCAGGATCCCTCACAAGAACAACCCCAGCAGCCAAGAGCTCTGGTTTAACCCCGAGTGGTGAGCGCAGGAGGGGAGCAATGGGAAAGGTGAGCAAACAGGCACAATGGCACAGCCGAGGGTGGGGCATTCGCCTCTGGGGCCAAGGGAAAGGTTCTACAGGAAACCCgaactgaaaatgaaagaaaaaagcaggttAGTGGTTTTATGgattaatgacaaaaaaaaaaaaaaaaaaaaaaaaaaaaaacaaacaaacccaaaataaaaatacaagttttccTAATGCGcacgcacacacaaaaaagaaaatgttgctaAGTGTTAATAAGGTTTAA
The genomic region above belongs to Sylvia atricapilla isolate bSylAtr1 chromosome Z, bSylAtr1.pri, whole genome shotgun sequence and contains:
- the NKRF gene encoding NF-kappa-B-repressing factor isoform X2, which codes for MPWTPAPWNRYGVQVMEKVLKMAEGIDIGETRSYELVPNKNLKRYRSPSDSPEPAEIPEPPKKVVPRFRVRPRFEPIHFVTSAEKDGKKDNSLDNRMQEVNQEANTNSMAQPAQNCTNSFVNARDMDPQLSSSAGLGFAGPAAAAAAAAAAKKAVNSVDSTTSSALQVSVSPSTAPSASETFPPSAIMLKQSFMEKLSAAVWKNLTNPDANTGTDKINFTYLLTRSIQACKTNPEYIYVPLKEIAPADLPKSKKLLTDGFACEVRCQNVYLATGYAGSKNGSRDRAAEQAVKLLKKSVEVRVVQRKFKHTYHEDLVVCEAGVCRPDFPPALKPHEEFVVANRDCVPMQPGTESTKGSTNTNKDWTSFVLTENASDAIGILNNSASYNKMSVEYKYELMPNRSWRCQVYLQDHCLAEGFGTKKTSKHAAAEEALKILQKMQSNIASLKVTQVQKVGCSSRGSGRKKDLKDLVIYENSSNPVCTLNDTAQFNKMTVEYVFERMTGMRWKCKVMLEDEFIAEAVGVKKSVKHEAAEEAVKILKKTQPTVVNNLKKGTVEDVISRNEIRGRSAEEAFKQKIKEDNIGNQILRKMGWTGGGLGKDGEGIREPISVKEQFKREGLGLDVERVNRIAKRDIEEIIRNYARSDSHIDLTFSRELTMDERKQIHQIAQKYGLKSKSHGQGHNRYLVVSRKRRKEDLLDQLKQEGHVGHYELIMPQAN
- the NKRF gene encoding NF-kappa-B-repressing factor isoform X1 encodes the protein MPPPAEPQPEAVPEPVLEQWRQYNETDRQWALRRRFILRHLAAYPGAAIDQLLALSVLWTNHVFMGCRYGVQVMEKVLKMAEGIDIGETRSYELVPNKNLKRYRSPSDSPEPAEIPEPPKKVVPRFRVRPRFEPIHFVTSAEKDGKKDNSLDNRMQEVNQEANTNSMAQPAQNCTNSFVNARDMDPQLSSSAGLGFAGPAAAAAAAAAAKKAVNSVDSTTSSALQVSVSPSTAPSASETFPPSAIMLKQSFMEKLSAAVWKNLTNPDANTGTDKINFTYLLTRSIQACKTNPEYIYVPLKEIAPADLPKSKKLLTDGFACEVRCQNVYLATGYAGSKNGSRDRAAEQAVKLLKKSVEVRVVQRKFKHTYHEDLVVCEAGVCRPDFPPALKPHEEFVVANRDCVPMQPGTESTKGSTNTNKDWTSFVLTENASDAIGILNNSASYNKMSVEYKYELMPNRSWRCQVYLQDHCLAEGFGTKKTSKHAAAEEALKILQKMQSNIASLKVTQVQKVGCSSRGSGRKKDLKDLVIYENSSNPVCTLNDTAQFNKMTVEYVFERMTGMRWKCKVMLEDEFIAEAVGVKKSVKHEAAEEAVKILKKTQPTVVNNLKKGTVEDVISRNEIRGRSAEEAFKQKIKEDNIGNQILRKMGWTGGGLGKDGEGIREPISVKEQFKREGLGLDVERVNRIAKRDIEEIIRNYARSDSHIDLTFSRELTMDERKQIHQIAQKYGLKSKSHGQGHNRYLVVSRKRRKEDLLDQLKQEGHVGHYELIMPQAN